In Nicotiana tabacum cultivar K326 chromosome 10, ASM71507v2, whole genome shotgun sequence, the DNA window ATATTTACGCTAAATTAAATGAGAAATTAATAATGCAAGATAAGTGACTTTTACGCATATGTTTATCATCATATGTGTTTTTCACTTTAGtgttaattgctaaaattaaattatttaatttaatataattatGAGTGCAGATAGTTATTTATCGTAATTAGTTACTCAAAAACCGAAATTTACAactggggagaaattcaaaaatagccagatttacaactggttgttcaaaaatagcccagtttcaaaagtaatcgaaatttaatcatttttcatgtaaagataaatctgagcgaaaatactgttcaaaaaatatgccagtatattatactagagttccagcataagtatacttgaactccagcatattatactggagttccaggataagtatgctggaactccagcataatatgatggagttccaacaagtatatatgtccaacataatatactggagtttggaccACCGATGCTCcagtctctagtatattataccagatccaacaaagtataccggtccagcataatatgctggagttcatacacaggtgcaccgaactccagtatattatgctggaccgatctctgttgcagcaaaatagtggttgtttttcattgacttggtaaacgctggctatttttgaatgaccagtccgaaaactggctataccgtgctatttttactgtAAAATGGGCAAGTTACACATTTGGTCAATCagctaaaaataattatatttgttaGCCAAATATACTCTAATTATGTATGAAATATACtagtatattatattatatttgtataGGTCGAAATTTGGACGACTACGACCGATACCAAGTGTAGCAGATAGCGAGGTCCCTACGACGTCGCGTCTTAAGATCATTATGATGAGCGACAACTAACAGTAGCTAGAGAATTCACGATGTTTGTGGTCATGTTAGCATGATAGGAAACAATGGGAATATGCCTTTCGAATATTCCTTGTGTTGTACCTTTCTTTTTCGTTTAGGGTAAAAAGGGGGATTGTCTCCTATAAAAGGAGGGAGAACATTCTGTAAAAGGGGGATTCTGAACTTGTCACAATTCTGAGAAcgatatatgatttttacttttgGTTAAGAACATCCATTGCGAAATCTTTTTACATTCAAAGTTGTCATATTTATGCTTAATCGTTCAGTTTTGAGGTATTAAGAAACATCGTTCATCTTGTTCATTATTTGCATCTTTCAAGCTAGATCTTATTATGTTTGGCTGAGATTTACTCCTTTAActtttttaattgatttaataaaaaagGTTTCACtatcttttggtcaaacaatttggagCCGTCTGTGGAGATTTTTTCAGCTAAGATTTTAGTCTCATCTAGACTCTTGAAAGGGATAATCACCTCTTCTAGCTTTGTATAAACTAACAATGGCAGGGAAAGGAGATACAAGGCAAAAAGCAATAGTAGGTGTCATAACCAACCTCCTGAACACCATCAACGAAGATAGCAGGGAAGACAACGAAAACGAGACACCAGATATCACACCCAGGGGAGACGCCTCACCCCCTCCCCCCCCGTGTGCAAAAGCGTAACTACTTCACGCGAGAAGAAAGCCTCCACATCTGCAATAGGAGAGACACCACCAGTAGTTCGAAGACTGCTGGAAGAATGGCTAACAAGTACTCTGAACACCATACTTGATAAGCCTGCCCAAAAGGGATAACAAGAATATCACACATTCAGATGCCACGATAAATGCTGATGAGCAAGATGCCCCCGTACAGGTAACACTCACGTCATTAATGACGCAGGTAATGACACGCTTGCAGTCGTTTTAAAGAAAATGGAggagatggaaaatgagaacaaggCACTCCGTGACCAAATGGAGAAACACCAAGAGAGGGTGGATAAAATACCGGGCGCTCCAAAATTATTGCCAAAATGCGGCGTTGGTCGATTCATCGAGCAACCATACAGTGAAGAAGCGACCTCTTACGCCAtcccaaagaccttcaaaatgtcGCCCTACCTAAAGATATATGATGGTACCACCGATCCAAAAGATCATATCATCCACTACGTCACATCCGTAAAAGGTAATGATCTTTCAAAAGAGCAGGTGCCATCGGTGCTATTGAAAAAGGTTGGCGAAACCCTAACAGGGGGAGCCTTGACATGGTACTCTCAACTGGCAGAGCGCTCGATAGCAACGTTCAAGGAAATGGCAGACAAATTTGTCACCACCCATGCAGGAGCCAAAAAGGCAGAAGCTAGTGTAAATGATATATTTACCGTAAGGCAGATGCACGGCGAGGGACTCAGGGACTTCTTAGCTCGGTTCAACAGGGTGAGAATGAGCCAGCTGAATGTGTCAGAAGGAATGCCAGTAGCAGTCTTCCAAAATGGACTAAAAAGGAACAGGTTGAGAGTGACCAGAAAATTACTAAGCAATctcatgaaataccctccaaCTGCTTGGGAAGAAATTCATAACGCTTACTGTGCCGAGGTACGAGCCGGCGAGGATGACCTCAACGGTCCAACCCAACGATTGACATCACTTCAAAATGAAGCAAGGAAAGATCATCGCAACGACGGTCGAAGAGATCAGTTGGGGCCTCGCCTCATCCGGGAAAGGCATCAGCCTTACGTCAGGACGTCTGCTCCGCCTCCATCACGGCACACAGATGTTCCCCCTCGACATACAGTACCATATCGACACGAGAAAGGTATGCCTCCACTCCTACctgctcataatttttgtgtttctccttcagaaa includes these proteins:
- the LOC107804411 gene encoding uncharacterized protein LOC107804411; protein product: MEEMENENKALRDQMEKHQERVDKIPGAPKLLPKCGVGRFIEQPYSEEATSYAIPKTFKMSPYLKIYDGTTDPKDHIIHYVTSVKGNDLSKEQVPSVLLKKVGETLTGGALTWYSQLAERSIATFKEMADKFVTTHAGAKKAEASVNDIFTVRQMHGEGLRDFLARFNRVRMSQLNVSEGMPVAVFQNGLKRNRLRVTRKLLSNLMKYPPTAWEEIHNAYCAEVRAGEDDLNGPTQRLTSLQNEARKDHRNDGRRDQLGPRLIRERHQPYVRTSAPPPSRHTDVPPRHTVPYRHEKGMPPLLPAHNFCVSPSEIVYALEKLGPKVQWSQKMRSDLSTRKSSAFCEFHQERGHITEDCIGLRHEVVQMLGLGYLKELLSDRGQANFARGCKQPQGPPKPPSPARTI